In Microbacterium sp. SLBN-146, one genomic interval encodes:
- the glpX gene encoding class II fructose-bisphosphatase: protein MVSLSADMSPLHPDRNLALELVRATEAAAIRAVPFIGRGRKEDADGAAVDAMRAFFTTVNFDGTIVIGEGEKDEAPMLYNGERVGNGRGPRADVAVDPIDGTSLTAAGRNNALSVIAVSDHGTMLDASAVFYMDKLVTGPAGVGVVDIRLPIGENIRRLAEALGKPVDELVVSVLHRPRHDALIEEIRAAGAGTRLMSDGDVAGGINAARHNARTDMCVGIGGSPEGIVTACAIKALGGHIQGRLWARDDDEKQKGLDAGLKLDGHVYEADDLVRGDNTIFVATGVTEGQLVAGVRREGEYLYTESVVLRGKSGTLRRISSEHLVSKWL, encoded by the coding sequence ATGGTGAGCCTTTCCGCCGACATGAGTCCGCTGCATCCTGACCGAAACCTCGCACTCGAACTCGTTCGCGCGACGGAAGCCGCGGCGATCCGCGCGGTTCCCTTCATCGGGCGGGGGCGAAAAGAGGATGCCGATGGGGCGGCCGTCGATGCGATGCGAGCCTTCTTCACGACCGTGAACTTCGACGGCACGATCGTCATCGGCGAGGGGGAGAAGGACGAAGCCCCCATGCTGTACAACGGCGAACGGGTGGGCAACGGTCGAGGACCGCGGGCGGATGTCGCGGTCGACCCGATCGACGGCACCTCGCTCACGGCCGCGGGGCGCAACAATGCGCTCTCGGTGATCGCCGTGTCGGATCATGGCACGATGCTCGACGCGTCGGCGGTGTTCTATATGGACAAGCTCGTGACCGGGCCAGCAGGGGTCGGAGTCGTCGATATCCGGCTTCCCATCGGTGAGAACATTCGTCGCCTCGCCGAAGCTCTCGGCAAGCCCGTCGACGAGCTCGTCGTGTCGGTTCTCCATCGCCCCCGTCATGACGCGCTGATCGAGGAGATCCGCGCGGCCGGTGCGGGAACGCGGCTCATGAGCGACGGCGACGTCGCCGGCGGGATCAATGCCGCACGGCACAACGCGCGCACCGACATGTGCGTCGGCATCGGCGGGAGCCCGGAGGGGATCGTCACGGCGTGCGCGATCAAGGCGCTCGGCGGGCACATCCAGGGTCGCCTGTGGGCGCGCGACGACGACGAGAAGCAGAAGGGCCTCGATGCCGGCCTCAAGCTCGACGGTCATGTCTACGAAGCCGACGACCTCGTGCGCGGCGACAACACGATCTTCGTCGCGACAGGCGTGACGGAGGGACAACTCGTCGCGGGTGTGCGTCGAGAAGGCGAATACCTGTACACGGAGAGCGTCGTCCTCCGTGGCAAGTCGGGCACGCTCCGCCGGATCTCCTCGGAGCACCTCGTTTCGAAGTGGCTGTAG
- a CDS encoding UDP-N-acetylmuramyl pentapeptide phosphotransferase — translation MSISSGTTGPQTGAHAVVANAIDPARRPDVLLRVRRDEGHEISAWWMIGAFVLVSTAVITLLSFVPGGA, via the coding sequence ATGTCCATATCGTCCGGCACAACCGGTCCCCAGACGGGGGCGCACGCCGTCGTCGCCAACGCGATCGATCCGGCTCGTCGCCCCGATGTCCTTTTGCGCGTCCGTCGCGATGAAGGCCATGAAATCAGTGCGTGGTGGATGATCGGGGCATTCGTCCTGGTCTCCACCGCCGTCATCACTCTCCTGAGCTTCGTTCCCGGCGGCGCGTGA
- a CDS encoding DNA recombination protein RmuC, with translation MDALTVSLIVVGSLALGALAGWIAGVARGSARAAGHLAEARAALAGAEASRLGVQTQLDHQHLLYRELVSQTRADHAAREERERREQAVLRALGPVQETLHTMQSKVDDLERDRHAQFGALAEQLRRAHETDEVLRTTTESLAGALRSGSTRGVWGETQLKRVVEAAGLTRHVDFDLQATVSSDAGDGRPDMVIRLPGDKAIAVDAKVPLDAYLEASAISSTAGGSEAARRSALLVKHVKAVRAHVDALAKKEYWAGLSSSPEFVVCFVPSESLLAAALEEDPALLDHAFSKRVALASPVNLWAVLKTVAYTWTQQDVSAEARTLFDLGTQLYDRLGGLAGHADDLRRALERTVDSYNRLVGSLESRVLVSARRFPGIDETKLDSISAPATIDSSPRRMTAPELLEGLELPHETAARSSELDELRSRLGGEV, from the coding sequence ATGGACGCACTCACCGTCTCACTGATCGTCGTCGGGAGCCTCGCTCTCGGCGCTCTTGCAGGCTGGATCGCCGGTGTCGCTCGCGGGAGCGCTCGCGCGGCTGGCCATCTCGCCGAGGCTCGTGCGGCGCTCGCGGGTGCCGAGGCGAGTCGGCTCGGCGTGCAAACGCAGCTCGACCACCAGCATCTCCTCTACCGCGAACTGGTCTCGCAGACACGCGCCGACCACGCGGCGCGGGAAGAACGCGAACGGCGAGAGCAGGCCGTGCTTCGCGCCCTCGGACCCGTGCAAGAGACGCTGCACACGATGCAGTCGAAGGTCGATGACCTCGAGCGCGACCGCCACGCCCAGTTCGGCGCGCTCGCCGAGCAGCTCCGGCGCGCACATGAGACCGACGAGGTCCTCCGCACGACGACGGAGTCGCTCGCGGGAGCGCTGCGCTCCGGCAGCACGCGCGGCGTCTGGGGAGAGACGCAGCTCAAGCGCGTCGTCGAGGCCGCGGGGCTCACACGCCACGTCGACTTCGATCTGCAGGCGACGGTCTCGAGCGATGCCGGAGACGGGCGTCCTGACATGGTCATCAGGCTTCCGGGCGACAAGGCGATCGCGGTGGATGCGAAGGTGCCGCTCGACGCCTACCTCGAAGCGAGCGCCATCTCCTCGACCGCGGGAGGATCCGAAGCAGCACGCCGATCGGCGCTCCTCGTGAAACACGTCAAGGCGGTGCGCGCGCACGTCGATGCCCTCGCGAAGAAGGAGTACTGGGCGGGGTTGTCGTCGAGCCCGGAGTTCGTCGTGTGCTTCGTGCCCAGCGAGTCGCTCCTCGCGGCGGCCCTGGAGGAAGACCCGGCTCTCCTCGACCACGCCTTCTCCAAGCGGGTCGCGCTCGCCTCCCCGGTCAATCTGTGGGCGGTGCTCAAGACGGTCGCCTACACCTGGACGCAGCAGGACGTGTCCGCAGAGGCGCGCACGTTGTTCGACCTCGGCACCCAGCTCTACGACCGCCTCGGAGGGCTCGCGGGACACGCCGACGATCTCCGACGCGCACTCGAACGCACCGTCGACAGCTACAACCGGCTCGTCGGCTCACTCGAGTCGCGTGTGCTCGTCAGCGCACGCCGCTTCCCGGGCATCGACGAGACGAAGCTCGACTCGATCTCCGCGCCTGCGACGATCGATTCGTCACCTCGTCGGATGACGGCACCGGAGCTTCTCGAAGGGCTCGAACTCCCTCACGAGACAGCTGCTCGGTCATCAGAACTCGACGAGCTCCGCTCGCGACTCGGAGGAGAAGTGTGA